Within the Streptomyces sp. YIM 121038 genome, the region CCGGCCGTCACCGAGTCCGGCGTGGAGCGCGCGGTGATGAACGGGAAGTCCACGACGACCGAGACCTCCTTGCCGACGTTGCCGTGGAAGGCGCCGCCGGGGCCGGTGGCATCGCGCAGGATGTACTCCAGCGGGTAGGGCGGCGGCCCCATGTTGAAGTCGACCCCCACGAACCCGGTGCCGTCCTTGTAGTCGTACTCCTTGGGGTGACCGGTGACGTGCTTGCCCCACAGCAGGCTGGCCCGCGCGTCCCAGTCCCGGGCGAAGGCGAGCGCGGCCACGCCGTAGCACTCGGCCAGGATCGGCTTGTCGGCCCGGGCGAAGGCCAGGATCAGCTCGTGCAGCCGCTCGTTGTTGGCCAGGTCCACGATCGGGCCGCTGCCGCCGACGATGACCAGCGCGTCGAAGCCGCCCAGCAGCTCCTGCACGGCCGCCGCCAGGTTGCTGTGGTAACTCTCCAGCTCCCGCAGGTGGTTCAGCGCGCTGTAGTACGGGCGCTCGGGGATCATCTCCGCCAGGCTCAGGGGATTGTCCAGACGGCTGGAGTCATCCAGCGCCCTCGCGCGGCGGGCCATGTCCCGCGAGGTGACCGCACGGCCCAGCGGTGGGTCGATGTACTCGGAATCGAGACTGGGCGGCAGGGCCTGCGCCCGCTTGCCGTGCGGAGTCATGAACGTGGTGCGATACCCGCGTGCGTCGAAAGCCTCGATTGGGCCCACGAGTTCCTCGCCCCAGTAGCCGTATTCGGAAAGCACGACCAGGATGCGTTTGGACACGAGGTCTCCCTGTCGTCGGATGAGATCCGTCCCCGCGAGAGAAGAAATAGCCCGGCCGATGGCCGAAATCAGGGACATTCGGAGTCAACCCGCTGTTCGCGCAAGGGGGCAATAAACGGCGGCGCGCACCGGGAGACTCGGCCAACTTGCCCCAGTCGCAACGGAGTCACCAAATCCGTACGAGGATGCGGCGAATTCACTGGTCACCTGTGAAGAGAACACCCCCTCTATTCCCGCCCCTCTCACCCGCGCCGCCCCGCGCGCCGCCCGCCCCGCGCGCCGCCAGGCCCCCCGCCCCGCCTCCCGCCGAGCCCCCTCGTGCCCGCCCGCCCTGTCGCCCGCGCCGCCCCGCGCACCGCCGCACCGCCGCACCCCGGCGGCCGGGGCCCCGCGCCCCGCCGTGCCCCGCCCCGGACCGGGGGGCGCGCGGCGTGATCGCCCAGGAGTGTTCCGCATGGCCGCCGCTGTCGCTGTCGTCCGCCCGCACCGCCTGCCCTCCCTGACCGGCATGCGCTTCGCCGCCGCCGCCTCGGTGTTCGCCTTCCACGCCTCCTTCGCGGGCGTCTTCGCCGACGCGGGCACCCAGCACCGCCTGGCCCAGGTGCTGGCCAAGGCGGGCTGGGTGGGGGTGTCGTTCTTCTTCGTGCTCAGCGGCTTCGTGCTGACCTGGTCGGCCCGGCCCGCCGAGCGCGCGCACCGCTTCTGGCGGCGCCGCCTCGCCAAGATCTACCCCAGCCACCTGGTGACCGCCCTGGCCGCCTTCGTCCTGCTCGCCGCCACCGCCGCGGCCCCCGGCCCCGGCGCGGTAGCGGTCAACGTGACGCTGCTGCAGTCCTTCTTCCCCCAGCCGCACCTGTACGTCAGCGGCAACCCGGTCAGCTGGTCGCTCTCCTGCGAGCTGCTGTTCTACCTGGCCTTCCCGCTGCTGTGGCGGGCCCTGCGCGCGCTGCCCGCCCGCGCCCTGGTGCCCGTGGCCGCGGGCCTGGCGGCGGTGGTGACGGCCCTGCCCGCCGCCGTCGCGCTGCTGCCCGCCACCCCGGCCCTGGTGCTGCCCGACGGCACCACCGGCCAGTGGCAGTACTGGCTGCTGTACGTCTTCCCGCCGGTGCGCGCGGCGGAGTTCGCGCTGGGCATGGTCGTGGCTCGGATCGTGCGCGAGGGCCGCTGGCGGGGCCCGCGCCCGCTGCCCGCGGCCCTGCTGCTGGGCGCCGGCTATGTGCTGGCCACCCAGCTGCCCTACCTGGCCGGGCTGGTGGCCGCCACCGTCGTGCCGATCGCCCTGCTGATCGGCGCCCTGGCCCACGCCGATGCCACCGGGCGCCCCACCCCCCTGGCCGGGCCCGTGTGGGTCCGCCTGGGCGAGCTGTCCTTCGCGCTGTACCTGGTGCACCGCCTGGTCCTCATCCACGGCCACCAGGCGCTGGGGCGGCGCGCGTTCAGCACCCCGGCCGCCCTGCTCGTTCTGGCCGCCGCCTTCACGGTGAGCCTGCTCCTTGCCGCGCTGCTTTACCACGCGGTGGAAAAACCCGCGATGCGCCTGCTCGCGGTGTCCGCGAAACACCGCGAGAACACCCCGGCAATTCCCGCGGAAATCCGGCGACTTGGGCAACTTGCCGGGATGAAAAGGCATTCCTTGCCCGCGCCGGAAGGCCTCAGAATGCTGAAACCCTTGCCAGGTCAACGACGACCGCCCAAGGGGGTGGACGATGAGCGGCCCCGCCGCCCCTGACCGCGCCCCTCCCGCCGGCCCCGTCGCGCACCACGCACCGGCCCCCGGCCCCCGCACCGTCCGCGCCGCCGTGGCCCCCGGCCCCCGCAAGGCCCCCGCCGTGCCGCCCCACCCCCCACCCGCCCCTCACCGCCCCGCGCACACGGGGTGACAAGACGGGGGCGGGCACGCGGCACACCCCGCTCGGCGACGCCCCCTCGAACCGCCCGGAGCACTCCGGGACCCGCATCGTCACCTGGAGGAACCCTTGAGCACCGACCAGGCCGAAGCCACCACCGCCCGGCGCGCGCCCGTGCCCGTCACCCCGTCCACCAAGGCGGTGACCGACCCTCCCGACTGGTACAAGCGGGCGGTGTTCTACGAGGTGCTGGTGCGCTCCTTCAAGGACAGCGACGGCGACGGCGTCGGCGACCTGCAGGGGCTGACCTCCCAGCTGGACTATCTGCAGTGGCTGGGCGTGGACTGCCTGTGGCTGCCGCCGTTCTTCCAGTCGCCGCTGCGCGACGGCGGCTACGACGTGTCCGACTACCGCGCGGTGCAGCCCGAGTTCGGCACCCTGGAGGACTTCCGCGCCCTGCTGGAGGCCGCCCACGCGCGCGGCCTGCGCATCATCACCGACTTCGTGATGAACCACACCAGCGACCAGCACGCCTGGTTCAAGGCCTCGCGCGCCGACCCCGAAGGCCCCTACGGCGACTACTACGTGTGGGCCGACGACGACGAGAAGTACCCCGACGCCCGCATCATCTTCGTCGACACCGAAACCTCCAACTGGACCTTCGACCCGGTGCGCAAGCAGTACTACTGGCACCGCTTCTTCTCCCACCAGCCCGATCTGAACTTCGACAACCCGGCCGTCCAGGACGAGATCATCTCCGCCCTCAGATTCTGGCTCGACCTGGGCATCGACGGCTTCCGCCTGGACGCCGTGCCCTATCTGTACGCGGCCGAGGGCACCAACTGCGAGAACCTGCCCGCCACCCACGCCTTCCTCAAGCGGGTGCGCGAGGTCATCGACACCCACTACCCCGGCCGCATCCTGCTGGCCGAGGCCAACCAGTGGCCCGAGGACGTCGTGGACTACTTCGGCGACTACGAACGCGGCGGCGACGAATGCCACATGGCCTTCCACTTCCCGCTCATGCCGCGCCTGTTCATGGCCGTGCGCAAGGAGTCGAAGTTCCCCGTCTCGGAGATCCTCGCCAAGACCCCCAAACTCCCCGCCGCCTGCCAGTGGGGCCTGTTCCTGCGCAACCACGACGAGCTGACCCTGGAGACGGTCACCGACGAGGAACGCGACTACATGTACGCGGAGTACGCCAAGGACCCGCGCATGCGCGCCAACATCGGCATCCGCCGCCGGCTCGCGCCCCTGCTGGAGAACGACCGCGACCAGATCGAGCTGTTCACCGCGCTGCTGCTCTCCCTGCCCGGCTCGCCGATCCTCTACTACGGCGACGAGATCGGCATGGGCGACAACATCTGGCTGGGCGACCGCGACGCGGTGCGCACCCCCATGCAGTGGACGCCCGACCGCAACGCCGGGTTCTCCGACGGCGACCCGGCCAGCCTGACCCTGCCCACCAACCTGGGCCCCGTCTACGGCTACCCGGCCGTCAACGTGGAGAGCCAGCGCGACAACCGCGCCTCCCTGCTGCGCTGGACGCGCCGCATGCTGGCCGCCCGGCGCCGCCACCACAAGGCCTTCGGCCTGGGCGACTTCGAGGAGATACCCACCTCCAACGCCGCGGTCCTGGCCTATGTGCGCCGCCACTTCGACGAGGACGGCCACCCCACCGAGATGCTGTGCGTCAACAACCTCTCGCGCCACCCCCAGCCGGTCGAACTCGACCTGCGCGCCTACAACGGCGTCGTCCCGGTGGAGGTCACCGGCCAGACCACCTTCCCCGCCATCGGCCCGCGCCCCTACCAGCTGAGCCTGACCGGCCACAGCTTCTACTGGTTCTGCGTGTGCCGCCACGGAGCGACCCGGTGACCTGCACCGCCCTGGCCATCCCCTTCGACCGCCTGGAACGCGCCCTGGCCGCCTGGCTGTCCGCCCGCCCGCCCGGCACCGGAGCCCGCCGGGCCCGGCCCGGCCCGGCGGGGCAGGCCCTGGAGCGCGTCAGCATCCAGGAGCTCGCCCTGGCCGCGCCCGGCCCCCGGCCCGCCGGGCAGGCCCTGGGCCTGCTCCTGGGCCTGCGCACCCACCGCGCCGACGGCACTACCGGCACCTGCCGGCTGGCCATCGCCATCCACCCCCTGAGCGACCTCACCGACCTCACCGAGGCCGCGGGCGGGGGCGGGGGCGCGGGTCCGGTGCCGCGCCTGATCGCCGTCCTCGACGACGTCGTCATCTGCCAGCCGCCCCCACCCCCACCCCCACCCCCGCCCCCGCCCCCGCCCCCGGCCCGGGCTGTCCTGCGCCCTGCCGGAGACCACCCCCTGCCCTGATATCCCACCCCCGCCCCCTGCCCCGTGCGACAACAGCCTCCCGCCACACCGCACTTCCGTCGCCCCGCCCCGCGGCCCCGGCCCCCTTCTTCCGGGTGCCGGGCCGCGGGCCCAGGCACCCGGCGCCGGCGTTCCCGCGGGCGGCACCGCAGCCCGCGGCGCCGCCCCTGAAACCGCGCCCCTCCTGCTTTTGTTTTTGTGTAAGGAGTCCTGATGTCCCTCACTATCGACGTCTGGTTCGACTATCTGTGCCCCTTCTCCGTCATGACGGGCAAAGTGATCGCCGATACCGGCCTCGCCCAGGACCACGCCGTGCGCTGGCGCCCCTACGAACTGCACCCCGGGGGCATACCGGCCGGCGGCAAGAAGGACTATCCGCAAGGCGTCTGGGAGAATTCCGTGGTGCCCATGGCCGACCGGCTCGGCGTGCCCTTCACCACCGCCCCCTCCGGGCCGCTGCCGCGCACCGACCTGGCCATGCACGGGCACACCTTCGCCTGGCGCCACGGCGCCGGACACGCCTACGACACGGCCGTCTTCGATGCCTACTTCCACCACGACCAGGACATCGCCGACCTGGACACCCTGGCCGCCCTGGCCGGCGAGAGCGGCCTGGACCGCGGCCGGTTCACCTCCTGGACCGCCTCCCCGGAGGCGGCCGAACACCACCGCGCCACCCAGGAGGAGGCCCGGGCCGCCCACCGCATCCACACCGTGCCGACCCTGGTCATCGGCTCCTGGCGCACCGAGGGCGTCCCCGACGCCGCCCGCCTGCTGCGCGCCGTGCACACCCTGCACGCCCGCAGCCGCGTACCGGCCTGAACACCCCCTGCCCCGGGGCGCTACGCGTTACTCGGGCGCCTCGAGGACCTCGGCGGCCTGGGCCAGCAGCGCCGACAGCGCGTCCACCGCGCCCGGCGGCAGCAGCGCCAGGCGGCGCTCCTGCACGGCCGCGACCCCGTCCTGGATCCGCGAGGTGATCAGCAGGCCCTCCTCGGTCAGCTGGGCCCAGGCGCTGCGCCCGTCGGCCAGATCGGCCTCGCGCACCACATAGCCCGACTCCGACATCCGGCGCAGCACATTGCTGGTGCCGCCCGAGGAGAGCCGGCAGCGCGCCGCCAGCTCGGTGGGCTTGAGCCGCAGCTCACCGCCCGCACCGCGCAGCGCGGCCAGCACGTCGTAGTCCGCCCGGGTCAGCCCGTGCTGGGCCACCCTGCTGTTGGTGGTGGCATCCAGTGCGGCACACAGCCGCGCCGCGAGCTGCGCCAGCTCCATGGAGGGCACCTGCTGCCCGCCGCGCCGCCCGGCCGTCTCAGCCCTCACGTCGTACCCGCTCCCGCACTCGGTGCCGCCCGCCCGCCGTGGGCGGCCGCCGGAATTCCCCGTCAGCAGCGCAGTCTAGACGGGAGGGGAGAACACCCACCACAACAGTGCCCCGCACAATTGCCGAAGTCGCCCTTGCGCGCCCCCTATTGCTTCCACGCCCGGTAACACGCCCCTAGCGTGAATCCCATGAATGTCGCGTCTGTCGGTATTACCAAGGCAGTTGTTCCCGTCGCGGGCCTGGGCACCCGATTCCTCCCGGCGACCAAGGCCACGCCCAAGGAAATGCTTCCGGTCGTGGACAAACCCGCTATCCAATACGTCGTCGAGGAAGCGGTGTCCGCAGGAATGTCCGACATCCTCATGGTGACCGGGCGCAACAAGCGGCCGCTGGAGGACCACTTCGACCGCAACCACGAACTGGAGGAGACCCTGCGCCGCAAGGGCGACGCCGACCGCCTGCAGCGGGTCAGCGCCCCCACGGACCTCGCCGACATCCACTACATCCGCCAGGGCGACCCGCGCGGCCTGGGCCACGCCGTGCTGTGCGCGGCCCGCCACGTGGGCGCCGAGCCCTTCGCGGTGCTCCTGGGCGATGACCTCATCGACCCGCGCGACCCGCTGCTCGCCCAGATGGCCCAGGTCCAGGCCCAGCACGGCGGCAGCGTGGTGGCCCTGATGGAGGTCGACCCCGCCCAGACCCACCTGTACGGCTGCGCCCGCCTGCGCCCGGGCGCAGGCGGCGACGTGGTGGCCATCGCCGACCTGGTGGAAAAACCGGAACCGGGCACCGCCCCCAGCAACTACGCGGTCATCGGCCGCTACGTCCTGGCCCCGGAGATCTTCCAGGCGCTGCGCACCACCGCGCCGGGCCGCGGCGGCGAGATCCAGCTCACCGACGCACTGCGCACCCTGGCCGCGACCGCGTCGGCCGGACCGGTGCACGGCGTGGTCTTCCGCGGCCGGCGCTACGACACCGGCGACCGCGCCGACTACCTGCGCGCCACCGTGCGCCTGGCCTGGGAGCGCGAGGACCTGGGCCCGGAATTCCGCTCCTGGCTGCGCGACTTCGTGGCGCAGCACTCGCTGGCCTCCGCGGCCTGACCCCGCCGCGCCAGGCCGGGCCCCCGGCCGCACACCGGGGGCCGCCCCGCCCGGGGTGTGCAACCGCGGAAACTCCCCGGTTGCACACCCCGGCCCCGCCCGGGCCGCAGGACTTGCCCAGGTCGCGCCGCGGCGCCCACGGGCGGCGGAAAAACCGAACGACAGCTATGTACGGTCGGGGGGTGCTGGACGGGGCATCCCCCGCGCCAGCGGCGGGCCGCCTCGCGCGCACCGCCGACGCCGGTTTCGACCCCCTGTGGAGGAGGTGCACCGAGCATGGGCGTCAACCCCGAAGAACACCCCGGCTTCCCGCACCGGTCAAACCTGCTGGAGCCGCCCGGCCCGCCCGGCACGGCGGCCCCCGGTGCCGAGACGGCCCGGGACGGAGCCGTGCACCAGGTGCCCATCGCCGTCCTGCGCCCGGCCGACTCACCGCGCATCGGAGAGAACCTCCAGCACGCGCGGACCCTGGGCGCCTGCGGCGCGGTGCTGCCGCCGATCCTGGTGCACCGCGAGACGATGCGGGTCATCGACGGCATGCACCGGCTGCGCGCGGCGCTGATGCAGCAGCGCGACCTGGTGGAGGTCACCTACTTCGACGGCAGCACCGAAGACGCCTTCGTCCTCGCCGTGGAGAGCAACATCGCCCACGGCATGCCGCTGACCCTGGCCGAACGCGCCGCGGCCGCCGCCCGCATCATCATCACGCACACCCAGTGGTCGGACCGGGCCATCGCCGCGGTCGCGGGCCTGGACCCCAAAACGGTCGCCGCCCTGCGCCGCCGCGGCATGCCGCCCGAGGCGGCCCCCGCGGTGCGCGTGGGCCAGGACGGCAAGTTCCGCCCCGTGGACCCGGTGGCCGGACGCCGTGCGGCCAGCCGGCTCATCAGCGCCGAACCGCAGGCCTCGCTGCGCCACATCGCGCGCCGCGCGGGCGTCTCCCCGGGCACCGTGCGCGATGTGCGCGCCCGCCTCGAACGCGGCGAGGACCCCCTGCCCCCGGCCCTGCGCACCCCCGAGGCGGCCCCCGAAGCAGCCCCCGAAGCGGCCCCCGGCCCGGTCCGCCCGGCACCCGGCGGGCACGAACGGGCCGCGCCCACACCGCGGGACCGCCCGCTGCCCGCGGCGCGCACCGCGGGCCAGGGGCCGGGCCTGGAGCGGGTCTTCACCAGCCTGTGCAAGGACCCCTCACTGCGCCAGAGCGAGACGGGACGGCTGCTGCT harbors:
- a CDS encoding ParB/RepB/Spo0J family partition protein produces the protein MGVNPEEHPGFPHRSNLLEPPGPPGTAAPGAETARDGAVHQVPIAVLRPADSPRIGENLQHARTLGACGAVLPPILVHRETMRVIDGMHRLRAALMQQRDLVEVTYFDGSTEDAFVLAVESNIAHGMPLTLAERAAAAARIIITHTQWSDRAIAAVAGLDPKTVAALRRRGMPPEAAPAVRVGQDGKFRPVDPVAGRRAASRLISAEPQASLRHIARRAGVSPGTVRDVRARLERGEDPLPPALRTPEAAPEAAPEAAPGPVRPAPGGHERAAPTPRDRPLPAARTAGQGPGLERVFTSLCKDPSLRQSETGRLLLRLLEMHLPAQFRRITASVPSYRAGMVAAAAAECARAWQHFADTIEHGHPQ
- the galU gene encoding UTP--glucose-1-phosphate uridylyltransferase GalU, whose product is MNVASVGITKAVVPVAGLGTRFLPATKATPKEMLPVVDKPAIQYVVEEAVSAGMSDILMVTGRNKRPLEDHFDRNHELEETLRRKGDADRLQRVSAPTDLADIHYIRQGDPRGLGHAVLCAARHVGAEPFAVLLGDDLIDPRDPLLAQMAQVQAQHGGSVVALMEVDPAQTHLYGCARLRPGAGGDVVAIADLVEKPEPGTAPSNYAVIGRYVLAPEIFQALRTTAPGRGGEIQLTDALRTLAATASAGPVHGVVFRGRRYDTGDRADYLRATVRLAWEREDLGPEFRSWLRDFVAQHSLASAA
- the treS gene encoding maltose alpha-D-glucosyltransferase translates to MPVTPSTKAVTDPPDWYKRAVFYEVLVRSFKDSDGDGVGDLQGLTSQLDYLQWLGVDCLWLPPFFQSPLRDGGYDVSDYRAVQPEFGTLEDFRALLEAAHARGLRIITDFVMNHTSDQHAWFKASRADPEGPYGDYYVWADDDEKYPDARIIFVDTETSNWTFDPVRKQYYWHRFFSHQPDLNFDNPAVQDEIISALRFWLDLGIDGFRLDAVPYLYAAEGTNCENLPATHAFLKRVREVIDTHYPGRILLAEANQWPEDVVDYFGDYERGGDECHMAFHFPLMPRLFMAVRKESKFPVSEILAKTPKLPAACQWGLFLRNHDELTLETVTDEERDYMYAEYAKDPRMRANIGIRRRLAPLLENDRDQIELFTALLLSLPGSPILYYGDEIGMGDNIWLGDRDAVRTPMQWTPDRNAGFSDGDPASLTLPTNLGPVYGYPAVNVESQRDNRASLLRWTRRMLAARRRHHKAFGLGDFEEIPTSNAAVLAYVRRHFDEDGHPTEMLCVNNLSRHPQPVELDLRAYNGVVPVEVTGQTTFPAIGPRPYQLSLTGHSFYWFCVCRHGATR
- a CDS encoding acyltransferase, whose translation is MAAAVAVVRPHRLPSLTGMRFAAAASVFAFHASFAGVFADAGTQHRLAQVLAKAGWVGVSFFFVLSGFVLTWSARPAERAHRFWRRRLAKIYPSHLVTALAAFVLLAATAAAPGPGAVAVNVTLLQSFFPQPHLYVSGNPVSWSLSCELLFYLAFPLLWRALRALPARALVPVAAGLAAVVTALPAAVALLPATPALVLPDGTTGQWQYWLLYVFPPVRAAEFALGMVVARIVREGRWRGPRPLPAALLLGAGYVLATQLPYLAGLVAATVVPIALLIGALAHADATGRPTPLAGPVWVRLGELSFALYLVHRLVLIHGHQALGRRAFSTPAALLVLAAAFTVSLLLAALLYHAVEKPAMRLLAVSAKHRENTPAIPAEIRRLGQLAGMKRHSLPAPEGLRMLKPLPGQRRPPKGVDDERPRRP
- a CDS encoding type 1 glutamine amidotransferase domain-containing protein; translation: MSKRILVVLSEYGYWGEELVGPIEAFDARGYRTTFMTPHGKRAQALPPSLDSEYIDPPLGRAVTSRDMARRARALDDSSRLDNPLSLAEMIPERPYYSALNHLRELESYHSNLAAAVQELLGGFDALVIVGGSGPIVDLANNERLHELILAFARADKPILAECYGVAALAFARDWDARASLLWGKHVTGHPKEYDYKDGTGFVGVDFNMGPPPYPLEYILRDATGPGGAFHGNVGKEVSVVVDFPFITARSTPDSVTAGEMLIEVLESGLRRYGW
- a CDS encoding DsbA family protein, with the protein product MSLTIDVWFDYLCPFSVMTGKVIADTGLAQDHAVRWRPYELHPGGIPAGGKKDYPQGVWENSVVPMADRLGVPFTTAPSGPLPRTDLAMHGHTFAWRHGAGHAYDTAVFDAYFHHDQDIADLDTLAALAGESGLDRGRFTSWTASPEAAEHHRATQEEARAAHRIHTVPTLVIGSWRTEGVPDAARLLRAVHTLHARSRVPA
- a CDS encoding MarR family transcriptional regulator, which produces MRAETAGRRGGQQVPSMELAQLAARLCAALDATTNSRVAQHGLTRADYDVLAALRGAGGELRLKPTELAARCRLSSGGTSNVLRRMSESGYVVREADLADGRSAWAQLTEEGLLITSRIQDGVAAVQERRLALLPPGAVDALSALLAQAAEVLEAPE